A DNA window from Hevea brasiliensis isolate MT/VB/25A 57/8 chromosome 2, ASM3005281v1, whole genome shotgun sequence contains the following coding sequences:
- the LOC131175580 gene encoding protease inhibitor HPI has product MASQCPVKNSWPELVGTNGDIAAGIIQTENANVKAIVVKEGLPITQDLNFNRVRVFVDENRVVTQVPAIG; this is encoded by the exons ATGGCAAGTCAGTGTCCAG TTAAGAATTCATGGCCGGAGCTCGTCGGGACAAACGGGGACATTGCAGCGGGTATCATACAGACAGAGAATGCAAATGTGAAGGCAATCGTGGTCAAGGAGGGATTGCCTATAACTCAGGATTTAAATTTCAACAGGGTCCGGGTTTTCGTGGATGAAAATCGGGTGGTCACTCAAGTTCCTGCCATTGGCTAA